The sequence GGCAAGGAGCTGTTTCCTTCCAGGTCGAGGCAAGAACCCTGTGGGATCCCACTTAGGGAGTGCTAAAACAACTAAGCAGGAAATAAGAGACCTAATGATGTTGGTAATTATGGATCAAAGGACAGGAGAAAAGGCTTTCACCCCTGCAGCATTGTTCTCTGTACCTGTGGAAACTGATGGTTCCCAGGCCTGAATTAAATTGTTCTTCCTTGACTAGAAAGAGACAACATTAAACTGAGTCTGGGCCTTGGTAAATACAATCATTTTCATCTGGATCATCTTTCCATTTGGGAGCCTTTTTAGGGCCGGGAAGCAGAGAACTTGTACACCTTAAATTTTGAAGGCAACCTTTGAGTGGTTTTGTCCTCAGTCAGGTTTGTGTTTGAGTAGAAAGCAAGCAGCTTGGAGgccctgtgtgtgctgcagagGACAGGGTTACCTAGCCAGGGTTAGTTAAATGTGTTCATTTCTCTGCTCACACAGGCTTTGAACGTGGGGAGAAGAGCTGTAACCCAAGTGAGCTTAGGTGTTGCTGCCTTTGATGTCGAGATGGGTGTTTCGTGTATAAGGAGCACCTGGATGGTTTTTAAATGCAGGCAGTTTCTCctctgtggagcagagctggcagcagcctccAGGGAAAGGGTGGAGTGGTCCTGTCTTGCTGAGGTTGATTTGTCAGCGGTTTGCAGGAAGTGCCAACACACAGTCCTGGGCTCTTGttggcagagctgcttcttGTTTCAGAAGGGATCTGGTTAATGGGGTGAGAGAAGGTGCTGAACATCAGTCCTGGTTACCAGTTGTGTACCCCTATGCTCAAAGGACCCCCAGCTCTTCAACCTTTTGCTGGTCAGCTTCCTCCTCTGGTTCACTGGTGaccatccctccctccaccaGTTGTCTGGCCATGCCTTCCTTCTGCCTGATGTGTCcctttgcatgttttccctGCAGGGCTCAGAATGGAATGCCTCCAATTTGGAAGATTTGCAGAACAGAGGGTGAGTAGCTTCAGGCCATCAGTTTAAAAGCAAGAGCCTGGCTTTAACCAACAAACTCTATTCCATACCTGCTGTGTAACCTGAGTCTTACTAAAGGGTTTGCAGATCCAAACAAGCTCTTGTTTCCTCTAGACTCCTTGTCCCACGAACAGGCACCCTAAAGTAGAAGAATCTTCCTCCGACCTTGACTAATGTCCCCAAGGCAAACAAAGGAAGGCAGCAAGCTCATAGCTATAAGTAGTAAAAAGCTGCAATTACTGAACTGGATGCTGCATAGTTGGCTCCGTGCCCTCGGCCCCAGCCCGTTGTTCTGGACTGATTACAGAGGCACTTCGGACCTCCAGGCTGtggcaggaaggaaaatgtgGAGAAGAGCATTTGGTGCTCTGAGTGGGGCCCAGTAGGAAGTAAAGTCCTGCAGCTCTCAGGCCGAGCACTGATGAGGTCCTCTGGTTCTTGCCATTCCTACTTTTCAAGCTTAGAGTGTCCTTTCTCCAGACCAGGTGGATATAAGCATCGGGATTGtgcaattaaataattattcatGGGTTTGGCTTATTTGTGCCAATCCAGTGGAAAAAACTAATCATGCTGCTGAATTGATAGTGTAATTCTATACCTCAGAAATTCAGCCTGGCAAAATTGACTCTTCTTGTTGAGCTCAGGCTTTGCTGTGGTTTCCTTGAGTCTGACAGGTCCTACTTGATTGCCAGTGATCTCATACCTGCTTGGGAAAAGGGGTGTCACTCCCTTGCAGCGCCCTTGTTCTGCCTGATATCCCAGCACGAGTGCATTTCATAAGCATCTTACAAGTAACCCTCAGGGCTAAAAATACTGAGTGCAGTGTACATAAATACCACACGCTTTCTCTAGCAGTTTCCTTTCCAGAAAATTTAGGGATAAGAAATAAATCCTCCCCAGTGGCTCATTGTCTGTTACATCTCTCTAGTTATTTTATGCATTTGTTTATCTTTGGTGTTACTTGGGGGCTTAGTGTTCATCTTCCCGTGGTTTTGGTACAGCAGGAGGAGAGATTCACAAAGGGGCTTGGAGAAAAGTGTGCAAACACTAATTGCAGGAGCTCCTGTGGCATAAGTGTTGCTGACACATAGCATAGAGGTGGTGGGCAGTGTGACCTGACATAGTGCAGAGGAAGTTTATATCCATGGATCCCTGTTATCAGGCTCTACACTGCCCAGCAAAACCTATTGTCTGTGTTAGCTGCTGCTTCCTTGCATTAAGTCCTGGTTTCCCAGGAATTTTGTTCAAGAGTGCACTTCCAAATGCCCTTAGCAAAGCAAGGCAAGGCTGCAGTGTAGCAGTGGGACATCTCTCTGAACTGGCTGTGTTTCTCTCTGTGTTCCCATGCAGGGTGCGGTATATTTTGAATGTGACTCGAGAAATAGATAATTTCTTCCCTGGGCTCTTCGAATACCACAATATTCGGGTTTATGATGAAGAAGCTACAGATCTTCTGGCTTACTGGAATGATACCTACAAATTCATCTCCAAGGCAAAGTAAGtcttttcagaaaacacaaCACACACGTTTAGAAGATATATActaagcattttgttttcctgctgattttccgaactgcttttcctccttgCCTACCTAGCATCagagcattttcattttgtggtTTGCAGTAGAACAACATCTCCGTGCTAGAGGCTGCCCTGAACTGCTCAGTATCTCTTTGGGATGTGTTTCTAAGTTGTGACACCACGTTTGTGGTACAGGTTCTCTTTTTACTTGGAATACTGCTTGATGCCAGTGGGCCATTTGGGCTGAGCTCAAGGGTGCTACATTAGTCTTCAAGGGTTTTCCTGTATCTCTGTGTTTATCCACTTTGCAATAACAACTTCAGAAGAGCTGTTGTAACAAAATCTGTTGCAAATATTAATTAGACCTTGTTCTTCAGTTTCTTTGTGTGTCTTGCTCCAGTTTGTAAATTGGATTATCAGATCACATCCCAGACTCCAGCTGCGGCCACAGTGTTGAAAATACATTTGATAATACTCTGGTAAAGAAGTTGCTGCTTTCTTAAGCTTGTCAtatgttttctgtttaatgatcctcttttgttctttctctcaCTTCAGGAAAAATGGTTCTAAATGCCTGGTGCACTGCAAGATGGGAGTGAGCCGCTCAGCATCCACGGTGATTGCCTATGCCATGAAGGAATATGGCTGGAACCTGGACAGGGCTTACGACTACGTGAAGGAACGGCGCACCGTCACCAAGCCCAATCCCAGCTTCATGCGGCAGCTGGAGGAGTACCAAGGGATCCTGCTGGCCAGGTGAGTGGAAGGAATGATCCTGATTGTCCATGTTAAGGCATGACACTTCAATGGTTGACTCTGTTCTTATAGTCAGAGCTTGTATCACTGCGTTGTGCAAGCTCGGGATCTTAGGAAGGGTAGCACTCTGTTCTCAGGGTTATCAACTGAGCCTGGGAAGACGGGTGTAACAAGGAGCTTTCAGGAGGCTGCTTGACTTCTAGGATGTTTGGTTTTTGGAAAGTAGCATCCCATGAAGTGTTATCTGAGTGCAACATTCAAGAGCTATGCAGGCTCCAACAGAGATAAATGATATCCCTGTTGCTTGTAACATCACTTGGCAGGGAACTTGCTTTGTCTCCTCACAGTTCCCTGTTGAGCATgcccctcctcagcagctggtCTGGTTTTATTTAGATCCCTTTGGTAAGTGTTGGTgtgaggggaggggacaggatGTTCTGTGCATTGCAGCAGTGGTGTTTATTCCTGCCTGGAGTCCTGAGGCCGGTCTGGAGCTGGGCCTGGGTATGGGCAAGTGTGTTGTAATCCCAAGCCTATCACCTGACTAGCAAAAAGAGATAAATATTGCATGTTTCTAAGCTGTGTTAAGCAATGTCTTCACGTGATCAGCAGGAAGGAGGTAGTGATACTCTGTTTTGCCAGATTATGGTATTTTGTTTGGGATCCTGGTGTGCTTTGCCTGGGAGCAGATCTGCAGCAAACAGAGTTACTCAATCTGAGCCTTCTGCCACAGGGGGTAGCTCTTAGCAGGTTTGGACCAAAGTAAACAGTAAATTTCAAAGCTGCTCAGTGCTATTGGGAGATGCCTGCTTATTGTGGAAtcaatttaggttggaaaatagCTTTAAGGTCGAGTCCAGCCATTGTTTTATACGCTGTTATTTACAGCAGCTCAGTCACTCATGTGCTCGCTTTAGGGCACACTTCTTACCTCTGTCCCCTGCTTGATTTTGTCCTTTCATGTCAGTTCTATCCACTTGCAAAGACCTCCCTTCCCTTTCATTCTAGTAACTTATCCTTCCTTCTTTGCTCTCTACCTGTTCCCAGCAGCCTGACTGTGTGTGTTGCTGGGCCAGGCCTGGATTCCCAATTTTTACACCAAACCCTTGGTGTAAGCTCCCCTGTCACTGTAGCGtgcttcctctttccctctctgcccagGTAAACAACCTCGGGGCTCCTCCCAACTTATTCCCTGGCCAGGTGCACCCACAGGATCTTCATCCTCCACCTCTTGCTTTGcctgctttcctctctcctgctccccaaACCCTGCCTGCCATAATgaccctctttctctctaaaaaAGCAGCCAAGTGGTATCGAGTCTCAGGACAGATCACATGGaatagataattttaaaaaacagtgcCCTGCTGGACTGAAACCCTTTGGGACAGACACCACACCTGCCTTGGGTGCCTCATGTGACACCAAACATGCTGCTGGCACCAGTTAGTAAAGGTCAGTGCTTAACTCTGGGCCAGAGATGACCTGACCAGTGTGGTTTGCAATGACCACACTGGGAACTTAGATCTCATTGGGGTAGATtggatggagaaaaagaagctttttAGGTGTGAAAAATGCACCAACAGGTTAGTGAACACCTGTGAGGAGCCCTGGTATGGGACCAGCTGGTCTCTCACATCTTTAAGCCCTCAGGCTAGCAGTTGGTTTGGGTAATCTGCCAATCTGGTGGTTGGTGACATGCCTGCAAAGCCACCCTGTACAAACATTTTGGTTAAGGATtaaaatttttcccttttagtaatttcttttttggaGGTATATCTTTCTTGCTGCCACCATTTATAGGCATGTGGCTTCCCTTCCACtgaagcacagccctgctcctgacCTACTCTTCAAGTCCCTGTACAATGGCACAAACAGGATTACTTGTGAGgctttaaaaaatgcaagagCAGTGCATTACATCTGTGGAGGACGAAAAAGCCTGCAGTAAATGAAGCTTCACTGAAGCAAGGAATGGCCCCTCCATGCTGCAGAAACTGTCCCTCTTTATCCACTTCCTCTCTCAGCtccaaactgctttttttccctctttctttgtGTTATTCAGCTTTGCCCTCTGGCCGCCTTGTTTATTGCTGCAGTATTCCAGGACaggtaaaaaaaacaaaaacaaaaaaaccaacagattGACACTCATGTGACTGCTCCAATTTCAGGGGGAAGGTATGTGAGGGCAGCCATGTGCTCACACTATCCAGTTACGGTTTTGTGCTGGGGTTATGGCAACTGGGATATGTTTTCCAGCTGTAAAATGAAAACCCCCTGCCTGCTTTTAGTCACAACAACAAGTGTGTTTTGCTCTTTGGGACTGTCATGCTTCCTGGGGTTAGTGAAACTGTCCCCTCCCTCTGTTGATAAACACAGCAAGGCTGAGCCAGGCCTGTTTCTGTTATTAGTTATAGATAAGTTACAGGAAACTGGTGTTTGGGATCTCCTGTGCCTTGTGCAGCTTGTGAATCAGCAGCAGTTTTATACCCAAGCCTGGAGAGCTGATGGGAGGTGTGGGGGACTCCTGGTCCAAAGCTGGTGTGGGCACAAGCACTGGGAATGTTGCCCAGGAAGGTCAAGGGGTGGCTGTGGGCTGTGAGAAGGGACGTGGGCTCCTGTTCTCTGACTCTGCATCAAGCACCTCATGCAGGTTGTCAGACTGGGGAAGTGTGAGATTGGAAGGTAGCACAGCACACCTCTGCCAGTGGTGCTTGACATCTGATTTGGTCCTCAGATCTGTGCCAGTTGCTCACACAGGAGGgtaattttcactttaaaaatcagatgTGCAGCAGAGGGCTGGATTTGAGCACTGAAGTGCCCTCAGAaaacaccagcagctccccaggctgtATGAGCAGAGATGTCAGATGACAATCCCATACAGAGCCCAGGCAAGAACCTGCCTTAAGGGCAAGCCTGGTTCTGCTGCCAGTGTCAAACTGCTCCAAAAACCATTGGAGACAGAGCATGTGCACTTCAGGACAGTGTCCTTGGCCTTTGATCTTGACCCTCCTCTCCTGAGAAAGGACCTGTGTCGCACGTGAAGGTTGTCACTGATTATAGGGTTGGAAAGCTAAATCTGCAATGGATTATTTTCCTTAGCTGTTGGGCACCCACAGGTGAGCTGGCACACGGTAATTAGCTCAGTACCATCTGTTAATTAACTTCCTGTGGTCACTGGATGTGTCTGGGAGCGCCTGCTCATAACAGCAAGGTACTGGAGGGGTTTTGCAAgatctcctgcagctccaaggaggtttctgtggtttttgtGTTCCTCCTAGGGGCAATGGGTGGAAACACATCCCTGTGGCCGTAGCCACTCAGCAAACCCTGGCAGCCTGGGCTAGCTCTGGGATTTCATGGCAAGAAGTTGCCTCCAGTGCTCTCTGTAAGCCCAGGTGCATGGGTTGGGGATTTTGGCAGGTGGAGATAAGGAAGGTGATGCAATGCCACTGGCAGTTGCTTGGCCTTTTGATGGTTCAGACTTTCCTAAAGGGGCtttccaggagctggaggagttCTGAGCTTCCTTCCTGTGGAAGGTGGGTGGTAATTTGGGCTGTTTGTTTACCACTGAGGATATCTTATGTATTTTTGCACACACCCACCTCTACTCATCCCACCCTATCCTTTGGTTACAAGAGCCAGTTATTGATGACTGAAGCTACTCAGAGAAGGAACCGTGAGGGAAACTGGACTTTATTCAGTGCCCACCACCTGCTTGTGTCCAGCACAAGGGGTTCTCTCTCATCTGGTCACTGCTCACCTGCTAGCAAATGGCAAAGTGCTGGCTGAGAAGGGACCAAATTCTGCAGTCAATTCAACATTGCATTTGTTGAGTGGACAGATCCAATGCCACAGGGGAATAGCGAGGGGTATGTGGAGCAGAATGGTGCCATGGGATTCAGCTCCTGGAAAGTGGCTCTTTACTGAatcaacttttccagcagcaggttTGGCCCTGAACTGTTCAGGTGAAGCTGCAGTTGTGGCCAGTGACTCCTCCAGCATTTGGCACAGTTTTTGTTGTAGGTTGTGTCCTCTTACAACCTCTTACAAGGTGGATCTGGCTCTGGTATGTGGAAATTACtcactgttttcctttgctctccTTGCCCGCAGCAAACAGCGGCACAACAAACTGTGGCGCTCACACTCGGACAGCGACCTCTCAGATCACCACGAGCCCATCtgcaaggctgggctggagctgaaCAAAAAGGAGATCACCACCTCAGCCGACCAGATCTCAGAGGCCAAGACCAACGACAACCAGCAGCCCATGTCTCCCATCTACTCAGCTGAGCTggacagagagcagcagctcccagaggaCACAAACATGATCGAGGATGTGTGTGTGAAGGAGAGAAGGATCCACTTAGAGTTTACTTGCAGAGACTTCCACGCTGAGCAGATGGAGGACAAGCTGAACCTGAACAATATCAATGGCTGTACGGCGGGGTGCTGTGTAGACTCTGTCCCCCCTGACAACTGCCATGCTTCTGAGGCCTtaatgcagctccagcaccCCTTGGAAATAACGGAGTTTCCTGATCTGACAGTGGACGATCTAGAAAAAGATGCCCTTAAGCCTGATATGAACGTGCACTTGGTTCCCATGGAAGAATTCACTTCATGCTTAAAAGACTTCCCCCAATCCCCAAACCAAAATTCCCCAGGTCTCCAACAGAACCCTCAGCCCGAAGTGACAGACCTCAGCACAGACAGGATTGATTTCTTCAGCGCTTTGGAGAAATTCGTGGAGCTCTCCCAGGAGAGCCGGTCACGCACCTGCTCCCATTCCAGGCCGGAGGAGCAAGGGATTGGGAGGAATGGGGTCTCCAGGGTGCCCATGCTGGAAGTGCCACCTGCTGCAGATGGGAGTGCAGATACTCGAAGGCACAGCCCTGGAAACTCTCCTCAGGCATCAGATGACTCTTCCACAGATGAAGAACaacaaaaggttaaaataaCTTGCTCAGTTTTTTTAGGAACTGCTGCTCGATGCTGTCTGTGGGGTGGCTGTGGATGGGATTTTCTAGCCCTGCTTTCACTGGACAGAGTGTTTGGGGAGGGATTGCTAGATGCTTCTCCCTTCCTTCACTTTTAGATACTTGCCCTTTTCTGAACTTTTTCCTTAAACATCAGTTTGCTGGCATTGGCAGGGCCATGAGCTGACCTTGACCTGACCTGCTGTGCTGTTCTCATGAGAAACTTATTTTTGAGTTTTGCATCAGGACAGCAGAAAGGTGGGACTTGACCCACTAATTTAGCCAGACCCTGAGCCCAGCCAGCATCCCAAATCTGCACAGATACTTATCTGACTTGAGAAATCCACCAAAGAATGGGGCAAAACTGGCCCTTTTCCCTGGTTGGGAAGTACCAGCATTGGGGTAGTAAATCAAGGCAGGTGTAGAGCTTCCATTGCTGGAGGAAGAAATTAACCTGTCCAGGTCTGGAGTGATGGGATTGGGCACGTCATGGCTCACTTCTCCTGGGTAGAGAGATGGTCTTGACAAAATTTAGTAACCTCTAAATTTAGGTACCTTTTTCTAGTAATTGCTTTTCAGCCTCCAGGACTCTCACAGGGATTGATGATGTCCTGGGCCATCATTTTCTGGGAGCTTCTCTTATTTAAATTCCACACTGAATTGCTTGAATCTTTTCCATCTCCATGTGAGGCAGTAAGGCTCTTCCAAATATAATAGGCCAGTGCTCTCTCCTGTGATTTGGCAGAGAGTGTCTGTGGGGATTGGGATCCTCCCTGGCCATTTTCCTCTGGGAAACCAGAGTGTTTCAGTGCTTGGTCATTCTTTTTGCTGTACTTCTGTTTGCTCCATACATGAGCAGAATTTGTCATGTTTTCAGTTCAAAATGGCACTTTTAGCAGTATTAGGATTCTTTCTGTTGGACTtttcttcacttaaaaaaaaaaagctacctTTTCCTTGGGGTTTGTGGCAATTAAAGTTCTTAGATCTCAGTCTAAGTGAAGATCCAGCCTGGAATATGTTAAGTTCAGTCCCAGAGACAGTAAAAAAATCTACGTTAGTGATCAGTGCTGTGGTGATCTCTCTCCACACACTGCCACATgcttttttgttcctttgggGATGTGCACCCCTGTTTTCTCTaccctgctgctgtttgctctgTGTCAGCACAGCTGATGCACTCCGTAATTCTCCTGTCTGTGTGTTGCAGGAGGTCCCTGAGCTGCCTGGTGCAGGTCATCTCACGAGATCCCACTCGGAAAATgccatttctgtgaaggaaattaTCACAGAGATTGAGTCAATCAACCAGGGAGTAGGACCTGCCCAGCAAAAAGAGGGTTCAGCCAACCTCAGCCAGACACCAAAGAGGAACATGGTGCATGACCTGCCAGTGGAGGTGATTTGGGCATCAGAAAAACTGGAACAGAGTGAAGGAGCCTGTGCTGGAcaccaggaaaaggagaaggaccctctgccagctgagcaggaagaagcccCATCTCTGCAGCTGTCTTCTGGTAAATCAGAcctggaggaaagcagctctggtggggagcagcaggagcctcGTGGCTCTATCAACCCTGAGCCCAAGTGGTGCCCCGGCTCCGTCCGGCGCGCCACGCTGGAGTTCGAGGAGCGcttgaggcaggagcaggagcaccagcacacagccccagcctgcacTTTACTGACCCGCAAGAACTCCAGGAACGACTCCCCTGCTGCCGAGCTCCTGCCACGGGGGAAGAGCGAGGAGCCACCCCTGGAGCTGGCTCTGGAGGGTGAGAAGGTTCAGGGTCCAGGCGCTGAGGAAccactgctgcctcctggggcagagcagcctgtgggCAGACACCTGCCTGCACCCCTCGGGCCCCCTGCCCAGGAGTCCCTGCCCGCAGAGCCCAGCCCGGGGCAGGAGGGAGCGGCACAAGAGCGCAGGACAGTGGTCTCGTTTGACGGGACGGAGGAGCcgtccctgccctccctcctgccaAAGAGAATCGAAATCATCGAATACACTCTCACGGTGAGGCCTGCAGAGCAGCGCCCCGACACAAGCTGTGAGCAGGGCGGGCTGGCCACGGCCACCCCGTCTTTAGATGAAAACTTGAACCCCTCGGTGTGCTTGGAGAAGGCTCCGGTGGATCCCTCGCCGCCGGAGCACACGGTACGCAAGCAGGCCGCCTTCACCGTGGGCAGCCCCAGCGAGGAAGGCGGTGGGATATCTGCTCACCTCGGCGTTGCTTCTCCCTCTGCCCAGGTGACCTGTCCACCTCCAGGCAGCCTCGAGCCCTCTCCTTACCCCTACGTCATTCACCTGGAAGGTGTCACCGAGCAGAGCACGAGTACAGACGATGAGCCGGTCACGCCGTGTGGCACCGAGGGAGATGCAACTCTCCCGTTCAGGGATGGTCCCAAACCTCTCTGCGGGGGCAGTGCTGGCATCTCGAGGCAGCTGAGCAGTGAGGACTTCAGCAGGCAGCATGCTGAAAACATGGACTTTCTGGACATCTCGTTCCTGTGTTACAGCCTCCcgcacagctccagcagccgcAGCGTGGAGGAGCGCTCCAGCAGCCCCGGGCTGGTCAAGCAGCGGGCCAAGGAGATAGAGGCTCGGATCCGGCACGCAGGGCTCACCACGCCCTCCCACATGAAGCGCTCGGCATCCCTGGCCAAACTGGACTGCCTGGACCTCTCCAAGGATGACTTACGTGAGAGGGAGTCAGCCTCTTCCGATGCCAACCCGGTGCTTCTCACCTGCGTTGCCCTCGGTCGTGGCTTTTGTGGGGGGAGTTTCGAGAAGGGCTCGGAGAGTCCATGTGGGGAgcatctcctctcctccccagaGCCCACTAGGCATTTTGTGGAACAGCTCAGAACAGCCGAGTGCATTGCCCAGAGCAAGCCGGTGGAGAGGCCGCTGGCTCAGTACGCCAAAGagtgcagctccagccagcagAGTTTGTGTTCCAGTGCAGATCCGACGTGGACTAGCTCCGGGGAGAGCCCTCCACTGCTCCAAGTGCAGGTCCTGGACTCCTTGTCTCCATCTCAAGCTCTGGCTGTCGCCCCACGGCAGCAGCACGGGAGAACTCACCCTCTGAGGAGGCTCAAAAAGACCAATGACAAAAAGCGGACAACCAATCCCCTCTACAACACGATGTGATCCTGGGCCCTTGGCTGTGATTTCTTACCCAGAACCCGTGGTGTTGCTTTCACGCAAGGGGCAGGTGTAATATAAGGAACATGCACTTTATTggttaattttatatatattgtCATTTTACTGTTCCTGGCGCATGTAGGTGTGGGTTGGTTCTTCTATGTGTGACTCTGACTGCAGgactgtttgggtttttttaagtttaacTCAGATAACctcaaatgttctttttttgttgttgttgttggtttgttttaaaagaacacCTTTACCATGAGAAAATTGATGTTGGCTTGCTTCGGCAAGGTGGAGTTTTGCTTACAACCAGATCCTAGTTCCTAACTTGAATTTTCCCCATGCCTTGAAATGGTGCTGGGCAGTTGGTGGGGTGAGAGCCCCTGTAAATGTGAAGGTTGTGCCAAGGTCCCTTTGTTTGgcctttcttttattctgtaaaCTGGAACTCCACGATGCTGGCAGAACC is a genomic window of Corvus hawaiiensis isolate bCorHaw1 chromosome 20, bCorHaw1.pri.cur, whole genome shotgun sequence containing:
- the SSH2 gene encoding protein phosphatase Slingshot homolog 2 isoform X3 — translated: MGVEEADSGEEECRSQPRSISESFLTVKGAALFLPRGNGSSTPRISHRRNKHAGDLQQHLQAMFILLRPEDNIRLAVRLESTYQNRTRYMVVVSTNGRQDTEESIVLGMDFSSNDSSTCTMGLVLPLWSDTLIHLDGDGGFSVSTDNRVHIFKPVSVQAMWSALQSLHKACEVARSNNYYPGSLFLTWVSYYESHINSDQSSVNEWNAMQDVQSHRPDSPALFTDVPTERERTERLIKTKLREIMMQKDLENITSKEIRTELEMQMVCNLREFKEFIDNEMIVILGQMDSPTQIFDHVFLGSEWNASNLEDLQNRGVRYILNVTREIDNFFPGLFEYHNIRVYDEEATDLLAYWNDTYKFISKAKKNGSKCLVHCKMGVSRSASTVIAYAMKEYGWNLDRAYDYVKERRTVTKPNPSFMRQLEEYQGILLASKQRHNKLWRSHSDSDLSDHHEPICKAGLELNKKEITTSADQISEAKTNDNQQPMSPIYSAELDREQQLPEDTNMIEDVCVKERRIHLEFTCRDFHAEQMEDKLNLNNINGCTAGCCVDSVPPDNCHASEALMQLQHPLEITEFPDLTVDDLEKDALKPDMNVHLVPMEEFTSCLKDFPQSPNQNSPGLQQNPQPEVTDLSTDRIDFFSALEKFVELSQESRSRTCSHSRPEEQGIGRNGVSRVPMLEVPPAADGSADTRRHSPGNSPQASDDSSTDEEQQKEVPELPGAGHLTRSHSENAISVKEIITEIESINQGVGPAQQKEGSANLSQTPKRNMVHDLPVEVIWASEKLEQSEGACAGHQEKEKDPLPAEQEEAPSLQLSSGKSDLEESSSGGEQQEPRGSINPEPKWCPGSVRRATLEFEERLRQEQEHQHTAPACTLLTRKNSRNDSPAAELLPRGKSEEPPLELALEGEKVQGPGAEEPLLPPGAEQPVGRHLPAPLGPPAQESLPAEPSPGQEGAAQERRTVVSFDGTEEPSLPSLLPKRIEIIEYTLTVRPAEQRPDTSCEQGGLATATPSLDENLNPSVCLEKAPVDPSPPEHTVRKQAAFTVGSPSEEGGGISAHLGVASPSAQVTCPPPGSLEPSPYPYVIHLEGVTEQSTSTDDEPVTPCGTEGDATLPFRDGPKPLCGGSAGISRQLSSEDFSRQHAENMDFLDISFLCYSLPHSSSSRSVEERSSSPGLVKQRAKEIEARIRHAGLTTPSHMKRSASLAKLDCLDLSKDDLRERESASSDANPVLLTCVALGRGFCGGSFEKGSESPCGEHLLSSPEPTRHFVEQLRTAECIAQSKPVERPLAQYAKECSSSQQSLCSSADPTWTSSGESPPLLQVQVLDSLSPSQALAVAPRQQHGRTHPLRRLKKTNDKKRTTNPLYNTM
- the SSH2 gene encoding protein phosphatase Slingshot homolog 2 isoform X1; the encoded protein is MALVTVQRSPTPSATSSPCASEADSGEEECRSQPRSISESFLTVKGAALFLPRGNGSSTPRISHRRNKHAGDLQQHLQAMFILLRPEDNIRLAVRLESTYQNRTRYMVVVSTNGRQDTEESIVLGMDFSSNDSSTCTMGLVLPLWSDTLIHLDGDGGFSVSTDNRVHIFKPVSVQAMWSALQSLHKACEVARSNNYYPGSLFLTWVSYYESHINSDQSSVNEWNAMQDVQSHRPDSPALFTDVPTERERTERLIKTKLREIMMQKDLENITSKEIRTELEMQMVCNLREFKEFIDNEMIVILGQMDSPTQIFDHVFLGSEWNASNLEDLQNRGVRYILNVTREIDNFFPGLFEYHNIRVYDEEATDLLAYWNDTYKFISKAKKNGSKCLVHCKMGVSRSASTVIAYAMKEYGWNLDRAYDYVKERRTVTKPNPSFMRQLEEYQGILLASKQRHNKLWRSHSDSDLSDHHEPICKAGLELNKKEITTSADQISEAKTNDNQQPMSPIYSAELDREQQLPEDTNMIEDVCVKERRIHLEFTCRDFHAEQMEDKLNLNNINGCTAGCCVDSVPPDNCHASEALMQLQHPLEITEFPDLTVDDLEKDALKPDMNVHLVPMEEFTSCLKDFPQSPNQNSPGLQQNPQPEVTDLSTDRIDFFSALEKFVELSQESRSRTCSHSRPEEQGIGRNGVSRVPMLEVPPAADGSADTRRHSPGNSPQASDDSSTDEEQQKEVPELPGAGHLTRSHSENAISVKEIITEIESINQGVGPAQQKEGSANLSQTPKRNMVHDLPVEVIWASEKLEQSEGACAGHQEKEKDPLPAEQEEAPSLQLSSGKSDLEESSSGGEQQEPRGSINPEPKWCPGSVRRATLEFEERLRQEQEHQHTAPACTLLTRKNSRNDSPAAELLPRGKSEEPPLELALEGEKVQGPGAEEPLLPPGAEQPVGRHLPAPLGPPAQESLPAEPSPGQEGAAQERRTVVSFDGTEEPSLPSLLPKRIEIIEYTLTVRPAEQRPDTSCEQGGLATATPSLDENLNPSVCLEKAPVDPSPPEHTVRKQAAFTVGSPSEEGGGISAHLGVASPSAQVTCPPPGSLEPSPYPYVIHLEGVTEQSTSTDDEPVTPCGTEGDATLPFRDGPKPLCGGSAGISRQLSSEDFSRQHAENMDFLDISFLCYSLPHSSSSRSVEERSSSPGLVKQRAKEIEARIRHAGLTTPSHMKRSASLAKLDCLDLSKDDLRERESASSDANPVLLTCVALGRGFCGGSFEKGSESPCGEHLLSSPEPTRHFVEQLRTAECIAQSKPVERPLAQYAKECSSSQQSLCSSADPTWTSSGESPPLLQVQVLDSLSPSQALAVAPRQQHGRTHPLRRLKKTNDKKRTTNPLYNTM